A stretch of Papaver somniferum cultivar HN1 unplaced genomic scaffold, ASM357369v1 unplaced-scaffold_148, whole genome shotgun sequence DNA encodes these proteins:
- the LOC113335467 gene encoding pentatricopeptide repeat-containing protein At5g66520-like → MSTLLPTNRNQFNFSLKSQSQTETLLERCSGMEELKKIHAHMFKTGLIYDTNLTSKLLTFSAMSDYGDLGYARRVFGRIHLPNTFVWNIMIRGYSRIRDIEETLFMYEQMLHTSVQHNSYTFPFLLKAFQDPSALPVILQIHAHIVKTGFSSDVYSVNSLLHVYAKLGNLVSAHQVFEKIQEPDIVSWNTMIDGCVKSGEIRTACELFDKMPEKNIVSWTSMIAGWIANGKFLEALKLFHEMQISGIKPDNLALTSALSACAYLGALKQGRWVHTYIDKNQIQIDSALECSLVDMYAKCGDLEGALRVFRSPGKKSVSVWTAMITGLAIHGRGREAIDIFTKMQNSGIKPNSVTFTGVLTACSYAGLVEKGTLIFQSMETTYHINQSIEHYGCMVDLLGRAGRLKEAEELIEKMPMNPNAAIWGALLSACCTHGDHELGKRVGKTLIEMDSDHGGRYVHLARIFTAMGQLDQALKMRKLMKDKGVSKLPGCSLIELNGIVHEFFAGDQLHPGHKELTSV, encoded by the coding sequence ATGTCAACCCTTCTTCCGACAAATAGAAACCAATTCAATTTCTCCCTGAAATCTCAGTCACAAACCGAAACTCTGCTAGAAAGATGTTCAGGCATGGAGGAACTAAAGAAAATTCATGCTCATATGTTTAAAACTGGTCTTATTTACGACACCAACCTAACAAGCAAGCTATTAACCTTCTCTGCCATGTCGGATTACGGGGACTTGGGTTATGCCCGGCGTGTTTTTGGCAGAATTCATTTACCCAATACCTTCGTATGGAACATAATGATTAGAGGCTACTCAAGAATAAGAGACATTGAAGAAACTTTATTCATGTACGAACAAATGCTTCATACTTCAGTTCAACACAATTCTTATACCTTCCCTTTCTTACTCAAGGCCTTCCAGGATCCTTCGGCTTTACCCGTAATACTACAAATTCATGCTCACATTGTGAAGACTGGCTTCAGCTCCGATGTATATTCTGTCAATTCGTTGCTTCATGTTTATGCCAAATTAGGAAACCTGGTATCTGCACATCAAGTTTTCGAAAAGATCCAAGAACCAGATATAGTTTCATGGAACACTATGATCGATGGGTGTGTTAAGAGTGGTGAGATTCGAACCGCTTGCGAGTTGTTTGATAAGATGCCAGAAAAGAATATCGTATCCTGGACATCTATGATTGCTGGTTGGATAGCCAATGGCAAATTCTTGGAAGCTTTGAAACTCTTTCATGAAATGCAGATATCCGGTATCAAACCAGACAACTTAGCACTGACCAGTGCTCTCTCAGCTTGTGCGTACCTAGGAGCATTAAAGCAAGGAAGATGGGTTCACACCTACATTGataaaaaccaaattcaaatcGATTCAGCTCTTGAGTGCAGCCTTGTGGATATGTATGCCAAGTGTGGAGATTTAGAAGGAGCTCTGAGAGTCTTTAGAAGTCCAGGAAAAAAAAGTGTTTCTGTATGGACAGCTATGATTACCGGCTTAGCAATTCATGGGAGGGGAAGAGAAGCTATTGATATATTCACAAAAATGCAGAATTCAGGAATCAAGCCCAATTCCGTTACTTTCACTGGTGTTTTGACTGCGTGTAGTTATGCAGGATTGGTTGAAAAGGGAACACTAATTTTTCAGAGTATGGAAACAACGTACCATATAAACCAATCGATAGAACACTATGGATGCATGGTGGATCTTCTAGGTCGAGCTGGGCGGCTTAAGGAAGCAGAAGAGTTGATAGAGAAAATGCCCATGAACCCCAACGCCGCCATTTGGGGGGCGCTGCTGAGTGCCTGCTGTACTCATGGTGACCATGAGCTGGGCAAGCGAGTTGGGAAGACCCTGATAGAAATGGATAGTGATCATGGTGGGCGATATGTTCACTTAGCCAGGATATTTACTGCAATGGGTCAGTTGGATCAAGCTCTCAAAATGAGAAAGCTGATGAAAGATAAGGGAGTTTCAAAACTTCCTGGTTGCAGTTTAATCGAGTTGAATGGTATTGTACATGAATTTTTTGCAGGGGATCAGTTGCACCCGGGTCATAAAGAACTTACGAGCGTGTGA
- the LOC113335468 gene encoding putative glucose-6-phosphate 1-epimerase: protein MATVTMASSLPTNLTSFKFRRSNRSSSGVAFASLSQETIKITEGAGNLPKVVLTSTHGSEAEIFLFGGCVTSWKVPSGKDLLFVRPDAVFNGKKPISGGIPHCFPQFGPGAIQQHGFARNMNWSVLDSETIEGNPVVTLELKDDAYSRSMWDFSFQALYKVILNSKSLSTVLTVTNTDTKAFSFNTALHTYFSASVTGASVKGLLGCKTLNKHPDPKNPLEGKEEREVVSFPGFVDCVYLNASNELQLDNGLGDVISIKNANWTDAVLWNPHLTMEACYKDFVCVENAKIGDVQLQPDQSWVAEQHLSIA from the exons atggcGACAGTTACAATGGCTTCTTCTCTTCCAACTAACTTAACTTCCTTCAAATTTCGTCGATCCAATCG ATCTAGTTCTGGTGTTGCATTTGCAAGTTTAAGTCAAGAGACAATTAAAATTACTGAAGGCGCAGGGAATTTACCAAAAGTTGTTCTTACTTCAACTCATGGTAG TGAGGCAGAAATATTTTTATTCGGAGGTTGCGTGACGTCGTGGAAAGTTCCAAGCGGAAAAGACCTTCTTTTTGTTCGACCAGATGCAGTGTTTAATGGCAAGAAGCCCATCAG CGGAGGTATCCCACATTGCTTCCCTCAATTTGGACCTGGAGCAATTCAGCAA CACGGATTTGCAAGGAACATGAATTGGTCAGTTCTTGACTCTGAGACTATAGAAGGGAATCCTGTGGTAACTTTAGAGTTAAAGGATGATGCTTATAGTCGTTCCATGTGGGACTTCAGCTTCCAAGCATTATACAAG GTCATATTGAATTCAAAGAGTCTCTCAACAGTATTAACAGTGACTAATACAGATACTAAGGCTTTCTCCTTCAATACCGCATTGCATACTTATTTTAGT GCTTCTGTTACAGGAGCCTCAGTGAAAGGTCTCCTAGGTTGTAAAACGCTGAACAAACATCCAGACCCTAAAAATCCATTGGAGGGCAAAGAAGAGAG GGAGGTGGTCTCATTTCCTGGATTTGTTGACTGTGTGTACCTGAATGCCTCCAATGAGTTACAACTTGACAACGGGCTAGGTGATGTGATATCCATCAAGAATGCCAA CTGGACAGATGCTGTTCTTTGGAACCCGCATTTGACGATGGAAGCCTGCTACAAAGATTTTGTCTGTGTCGAGAATGCAAAG ATTGGAGACGTCCAGCTGCAGCCTGACCAATCATGGGTCGCGGAGCAGCACCTTAGCATTGCCTGA